In Haematobia irritans isolate KBUSLIRL chromosome 1, ASM5000362v1, whole genome shotgun sequence, a genomic segment contains:
- the Cisd2 gene encoding CDGSH iron sulfur domain 2 has protein sequence MNSLSGLVKDTLPNYLSSLPIPDTFTGWFKLSFKDWLALIPPTAVVAGIGYTAYLAYCPAAKGGCSKVGRCNQSIRKHEAKVVDMVDIENIADKAAFCRCWKTKNWPYCDGSHGEHNKQTGDNVGPVVVKRNS, from the exons GTAAAAGACACATTGCCAAACTATCTTTCCAGTTTGCCAATACCTGATACCTTTACTGGATGGTTTAAATTATCAT tcAAAGATTGGTTAGCCCTCATTCCACCAACAGCTGTAGTAGCTGGCATTGGATATACCGCATATTTGGCTTACTGCCCAGCGGCTAAGGGAGGCTGCTCTAAAGTTGGACGTTGCAATCAATCAATTCGCAAACATGAAGCCAAAGTAGTTGACATGgttgatattgaaaatattgctgATAAGGCTGCCTTCTGCCGTTGCTGGAAGACCAAGAAT TGGCCTTACTGTGATGGTAGCCATGGTGAACACAATAAACAAACTGGTGATAATGTTGGACCAGTTGTGGTCAAGAGAAACTCTTAA